The Stigmatella aurantiaca DW4/3-1 genome contains the following window.
AAGCGCGGGTGGCCCTCGAGCCTGTCGAGCGCTGCCAGCATGAGCGCGTCGACTTCGTACACCTCGCCCGCGACGGCGTGTTTGCCGCCGGAGGCAAGGGCGGGGAAGGGGCCGTAGTCGTAGAGCGTGAAGCGGGGCCGCGTCTTCGCCGGGCCGACGAGGCGCGCGCCGCTCAGCAGGCCGTGGTTGGGCTCGCCGGAAAGCAGCGTCCCGTAGACGAAGACGCGCGTGGCAGGGGTGGACGTGCGCTTCACGCCGCACCTCCCAGCGCGCCCGAGAGCGCGGCGCGGTTGAAGCCCAGGCGCCCGTAGGCGTGCCAGAGGACGAGGAAGTAGCGGGC
Protein-coding sequences here:
- a CDS encoding gamma-glutamylcyclotransferase family protein translates to MKRTSTPATRVFVYGTLLSGEPNHGLLSGARLVGPAKTRPRFTLYDYGPFPALASGGKHAVAGEVYEVDALMLAALDRLEGHPRFYQRTTIALDGASRVEAYLFPTERLAGRPIIESGCWRRHLKERKSW